TGATGATGTTGGACTCCATGGTTATGACAATGCTCCTCGCTATGATTGCTTCTGTGGTCATGTTTATGACCCGTGTCTTGATTTTTCAGTATAACATCGACCTTGGTTCCACTTATACCCTTTTTGATAGCTTTTTTAACATCTATTTCGTATTCAGACTCCAGATTAAGCTTTGAAATTTCTTTTAATAAATAATCCTTATCTACGCCTAAATCAATCATTGCTCCTAGATTCATATCTCCACTTATTCCGCAAAAACAATCGTAATATAATACCTTCATATCTACCTCTCCTTTAATATTTCAATTCAATTTTATGTTTTTTAAAAATTTCTCATCTTTTACAGCTTCATAATATATATCTTCTCCTAGGATTTTGTGCCCCTCTGAAAATACTATAGCACGTTTGAAAAGGTCTTGTACATACTCATTTAGATTTTTGCCAAAATCATATTTCCATAGACTACTTGTAACAAAAATAATAAAAAGAAAGCTACCCCACTTTTGAGGCAGCCCTTTCTGTCTATCAAATCCTATGTTTTAGATTTATGCAAATATCTTTAATAACTCCTTCAATTCCCATAGATAGAATTTGGGAAGTAATAAATTCGTCCCCTTACCTTTTATCAAATAAATTTATAACCTTATTTAAATTTTTCTTACTATATGAATGGATAATATTATCTCCTAGACTTAAATCCTGATCTCCAGAATTCAAGTTTTTGAATCCCAAGCATTTCATACCCGCGGATTTAGCTGCCCTAACTCCATTATAGGAATCCTCTATAACTATGCATTCATTGGGTTCAATCCCTAATTCACTAGCAGCTTTTAAGAAAATGTCTGGATTGGGTTTACCCTTTTTCACCGAATCTCCATCAACATAGATTTCAATATATTCTCTTAATTTAAATTTATCAATAACAAAGCTAACTATTTCCTTTGAAGAAGATGAAGCTATTGCCATTTTTATACCATTATCTTTAAAATACTGCATCCAATCTATGACTCCACTAATAGTACTCAACTTTTCAGAATTATTAAGATGCTCTAAAAACATTTTTCTTTGGTATTTAACCAATTCATTTATTGAGAACTTGCCTTGCAAGCCATATTTTTCATATACTTCTGTCCACATATCATAACTATTTTTACCAACATAGGATTCTATTTCTTCTTTACTCATATCGATACTTAATTTTTCAAATATTTTTTTGTCTGCTTCTGTATAAATTGGTTCTGAATCAATAATAACACCATCCATATCAAAAATAACAGCCTTCATCATGTATCTTCCCCTTAAGATATGTCATAAACTTCTATACCCTCAATCAAATCATTTACCATTTTAATATTAATTTTTCCTGTTTCCTTTTCCATGGCATTTGACATTCCACAAGCATTTGCTAACTTTAATGTATCCTGGATACCTAAATTTTTTAATATTCCTACTGCAAATCCTGCAACTGTACTATCACCGGAGCCTACTGGATTCAAGGCTTTTATCCTAGGTATATTGATTTTAAATCTTCCCTCTTTGCCAACAAATATCATGCCATCCCCACCTAATGATACGGCTATATTCTCTGCTCCCATATCCATTAAGTTTTCACATGCATCTATGATATCGGTATCAGAATTTATTTTTATTTTTGTTATTGCCTCTAATTCTTCCCTATTAGGTTTAATTAAATAGGGAAAAGCTTTGATTCCCTCTATTAAGGAAAGATTACTTGAATCAAGTATAAATTTAGTTCCATTCCCGTTAGCCAAATCAATTAGATATCTATATATATCGGTATTAACCCCCTTTGGAATGCTTCCAGACGCTGTCATGACCTTGGTTCTATCTAAGATTAATTTAAATTTTTTAATAAAATCTTTAATTTCCTCTTTATTAATTTTAGGTCCTTTTTCTAATATTTCCGATTGACTACCATCTTCATAAATGATTCCTAAGCATGTTCTGGTCTCATCGTTTATTTCAGTAAAATTAGTTTTAATTTTCAAGCTCTTTAATTGTGCTTTAATAAATCCACCAGAAAACCCTCCAACAAATCCCAAACAAATTGGGCTCACATCTAATTGATTTATAACCCTAGATACATTTATACCCTTCCCGCCGGGTGTAGCTGAATAGTCTTCACATCTATAAATCCCATTTTTATGAAAATCCTTTATATTATATCTTCTATCTATGGAAGGATTTAGAGTAATAGTAGCGATCATATTAATTCTCCTATGCCCTATTATTACTTTGACACATTAAAATCTTATTAATCACTACCTTTTTCATTGCCTCTTTAGCCGGCACCAAATATTTTCTGGGGTCATTTGCATGTGGATTTTCGCTAAAATACTCTTTTATTGCATCTGAGAAAGGAATCTTTAATTCAGTAGCTATATTAACTTTACAAATTCCTAATTCAATACTTTTTCTTACGCTTTCCTCTGGTACCCCTGATGCTCCATGCAATACCAATGGAATATCTACTAAACCTCTTATTTCTTTAAGCCTGTTATAGTCTAATTTAGGTTCTGACTTATATAATCCATGGGCGGTTCCAATGGCCACTGCTAGGGAATCTATACTTGTCCTTTCCACAAATTCTTTAGCCATCCTAGGATCAGTAAACTGAGAATCCTTTTCGTCGACCACTAAATCATCCTCTTGCCCTACCAATTTCCCAAGTTCTGCTTCAACTGTCACATCAAATCTATGGGCATAATTCACTACCCTTTTAACACGTCTAATATTTTCCTCAAAGGTATGGGCAGATGCATCAATCATAACGGATTTGCAACCTAAATCTATAGAGTCCTTTATTTTATCGAATTCCTCATGGTGATCCAAATGAAAGGCAATTGGTACTATAGAATTTTTTGCACCTATATCAACTATACTTTGCAGATAATCTTTTCCGGCAAATTTTATGGTTCCAGGTGTAGCAGCTAAAATGACAGGTGATTTCATTTCATTTGCCGCTTCTATAACAACTTGAACTGTCTCTAGATTATGAATATTAAATGCTGGAACAGCATACTTATTTTTTTGACCATCTAATAATAATTGTCTTGTAGACACAATAAACATCAATATCTCTCCTTATATATAAAACTTATAAACTATAAATTTGTTTTCAAAATTAAAAATTTTTATGTGCAATTTTCCCATTTATAATTGTCATGACAACATTAAGCTCATCATCGATTATAGCTATATTAGCTTTTTTATTTTCTTTGATACTTCCAATGGAATTATCAAGATTTAATGCTCTAGCGGGAGTAATTGTAGCCATTTTAACCGCTTCATGTAAACTTATGCCTGTTGCATTAATTATATTCTTTAGTGCTTCAATAATTTTCAGACTACTTCCAGCCAAGGAGCCATTTTGAGTTCTTGCTATGGAATTTTTAACAATAACCTTTAGTTCACCAAGCATATATTCTCCATCCTTTAATCCGCCTGCCCTCATACAATCACTTATTAAATACATCTTGTCAGAATCCTTTAGCCTATAAAGTATACTCATAACCCCAGGATGAACATGGATGTTATCTGCAATCAATTCTGCATAGACCTCTCTTCTATTTAGAATTGCTCCCACAACTCCAGGTTCTCTATGGTGTAATCCTCTCATTCCATTAAAGGTATGCACACCAATTGAAGCCCCTATATCAAAGGCATCCATAACTTCATCATAAGTAGCATTAGTATGTCCTATAGAAACCTTAACCCCTGAATCCTTTAAATATTTTATTACTTCATTTGAACCTTTCTTTTCCGGTGCTATTGTAATTATTCTGATATTATTTGATGATAAATCAATAAGTCTTTGTATTTCTTCTAAATTTAAAGGTCTCATGAAACTAGGAGGATGTGCCCCCTTATGTTCTTCCGTAAGATAAGGTCCTTCTAAATATAGTCCTAATATTTCTGCACCATCTACACCCTTTTCCATAGTCTCTTTTAAATTAATTACAGCTTTCTCTATATTATCCATAGGAGCAGTAACGGTAGTTGGCAAAAATGATGTGACTCCATACCTTGCAACAAATTTTGAAATCCCATTGAGGGACTCGTATGTACCATCCATGGTATCGTATCCATTTCCTCCATGAATATGTAAATCTACTAGACCGGGTATAGCCTTGTATTTACTTAGATCAATAACATTACAATTATGGTTAATATCCTTATCAATTGTTCTTATAATACCATCGTCGATCAAAATACTATAATTATTTTTAACTTCATCCTCAAGAAAAACTTCTTTACATTTTAATATATATTTCATATATATTCTCCTCTATATACCATCGGACTGTTCAATTCTTTTACTTTTTTTATTCATACTAAATGAAATTATCTGATCCTTCCCTACTTCTATGGCTCTTTCCATCAATTCCTTAGGACTATTATCAAATCTATCAAATAGGATTTCCATTATCATAGAAATGTTAGATCCCGCTATGACCTCAATATTGCTATGTTCTAAGGATAATTCAACACTTTTTTTAAAGGGTGAACCTCCAGGTATATCTGTGAAAAACAAGTAACCATCTACATCCATATTGCCCATAGCTACCTTTAGGTTATTTTTCAAGTCCTCAGTAGAATGGGATTCTAAAAAATCAACGGCCTCTACATTTTCTTGATTTCCCATAACTAAATCAATCACCGATTTGAATCCAGTAGCAAAATTACCGTGTCCAGCTATTATTATTCCAACCATTTCTTATCCCCCTATATTAACAATATGGGAGATATATATCATCTCCCATATTGTACAAACTTAAAGAAGTCCTATATATTTTCCTAAAACACCAAATACAACTGTGATACCTATAAGTTTTACTGGAGACCAGCCCTTTTTTAATAACCCATACATTAAGAAAGTATATCCAAGTGGTAATAGGTTCGGCATAATTTTATCTAAAACACCTTCCTGAATCGCAACTGAAGCTTTACCAGCATTAATTACAAGTGGAGTGCTTAATCTGATGTATGAAGCAATTAATCCGCCTACTACTGAAAGTCCTAAAATACTGGCTCCATGGGACACCCGTTTAGTATTTTCCTTTAATGTCTTAATAGCACTAACTCCTGTTTTATAGCCATAATGCATTAATCCATATCTTAATCCGAAGTGAACTACATTAAATAATGCTAAAAATATGATTGGCCCTGCAAAACTTCCATCGATTGCTAAAGAAGCACCTATACCAGCACAAATTGGTAATAGGGTTAACCAAAACAATGCATCACCAATACCGCCAAGGGGTCCCATTGTAGCAACCTTAATACCCCTTATTGTCCCTATATCTTCCTTATTCTCTTCCATAGCAGTAATGATGCCCATTATGAAAGTTACCAAGAATGGATGGGTATTAAAGAACTCCATGTGCTGAGTCATAGATTTGGATAAGTCTTTCTTGTTTCTATGAATTTTTTTAAGCCCAGGTGCTAAGCTATAAAGCCATCCTGCCGCCTGCATTCTTTCATAATTAAAGGATGCTTGAAGAAATAATGACCTAAATGCCATTTTATTTAAATCCTTCTTTGTTATAACCTTTTCAGTAGATTTATCCTCATATACATTCATATTATATTCCATTACTCATTACCTCCTTTCGATTATCAGTGCCCTCTCCATTATTCTTATTTGAGTAAAAATCATATAGAGCTATGGCTGTACCAATAAGTGCAACCGCTAAGATAGGTAATTTTAAGTAAGTAACAAGTATAAAACCAACTATTAAGAATGTAACATATTCTTTTTTAAGCATAATTTTCAACAACATGGCAAAGCCAATTGCCGGCATCATTCCACCTGCTATAGAAAGACCTGCTATAAATGTTTCTGGTAATTTTTCAACCATTGCTTGAGCAGCATCTGCTCCGAAATAAATTGGCAAGAAGGCTACAATAAAATACGAAGTGAATAAAATTGCTAATCCTAAATAGTTAATCTTATCAATACCATCTAAATTTGCTTCTTTTGCATATTCATCGGCTTTATGCATAACCGGTGAAAATACTGTGAATAGTAATGTAATACCTGCTTGAGCAGCAACTGCGAAGGGAACTGCAATCCCCACAGCAACATTAGGATCCTGTTTAGTTAATATTGCAAATGAAGTACCTATAATACCACCAATTACTACATTAGGAGGTTGTGCCCCTGCTAAAGGAACCATTCCCATCCAAACTAGTTCTAGCATACCTCCTGCTATTAAACCCGTTTGTAAATCCCCAAGTATAAGACCAACAACCATACCCGTAACTACTGGACGATGAATATGAGTAAGTCCATCAAATAAGTCAATCCCCGCTATTCCTGCCCAAATAGCAACTAATAACGCTTGAACAAACATCTTTACTCCCCCTTTAAAATTTATTTTATATAACCATTCCCCATGTTATAGAGGGTCCCAAATAAATCTTGATTCATACATATGAAAATATACAATATTTCTAGGAGTTTTTGATATGTAGAAATCAAAGTTTTGACTGGAATCCACATAGGAATCTAAATAGAAACTTCACTTTACAGCCATAAAGAACAATGAGTATATAGCTATGTATAAATTAAGTTTTACTATGTAAAATCCTATGTTAATAGAGAAATAGCTATATTAAGGTCATAATGTCTACGCCCTTTTCATCGGGCACTCTCCTTAAATCAAGTTCCACTCCTAATCTATTTAACTCTTTAAAGGTTTCCTTATCAGATTCGTCAACCGATACTGTAGATGCAATTTGTTCTTTACCCTCTTGATAATGCATATTCCCTATATTGACTTTTTTAATAGGCACACCACCTTTTACAAGGGTAAGAACATCTTGTGGAGTTTTACATACTAAAAACATTTTTTGTGCTTCAGAGGCTTTATGAATAACATTGATCGTCTTTTCTAAAGTAAAATACCTAGTTGCCACAACATCAGGTACTACCATATCCATTAAATTTTGTTGTACCTCATCCTTAGCAACCTTGTCATTTGCAACTAATATTAGATTAGCCCCCAAATGATTCGACCACGTTACCCCTACCTGGCCATGAATCAATCGATTATCAATCCTTGTTAATAATATATTTGGCATAAGAACACTCCTTAAAATTTAATTAATCCATAAATATAGTTTGGATTTTATTTATTATAAGGGTAAATAGTAAACCCTTTTACAACCCTATTAACAATTCCATCCGGGCTTGGATTATCTGGACTGATGCCCAAATCAATTGATTTAAAAAGAGCAAACATTTGAGCAACTAATACGTAATTAAACAGCAAGTATACATCATCTTCTATGTCCTCTTTATTGTCTTTAATATTTATTAGAAAATCCACTATATTTTCAACCTCTTTGTCTTTATAATCAGATATAGCAACTACTTTCGCATCTCCATTTTCAAAGTACATTTCCTTTAGGAAGTCTAGCTCATACTTCCTTGTGTATATATCATTTGACAAATATGAAAACACTAGCGTTTTGTCATCAATTATAGATTTTGGGCCATGCCTAAAACCCAATGAGGAATCCCAATTTGTCATAATCCTTCCACTAGTTAATTCTAAGGTTTTCAAAGCAGATTCCCTTGATAAGCCCTTTAAAGTGGAAGTCCCTAAAAATATTGCCCTATCAAATTTTTGAGAAACGATTTCTTTTATATCATCAAACCTACTATCAAGTAATCTTTCACCATACTTTGCCATGCTATATATACTAGATTCTAATTCTTCCATATTTTCAATATCAAACATCAGTAATGATGCCAAAGTCATACAAGTAAAACTCCCTGTCATCGCGAAGCCTTGATCATTAGAATCCTCGGGCATTAAAACCAATAAATTTTTATCATTTTTAAATGATTTTTTTGCTAGGCTGCCTTCATGATTACAAGTTAAAAATATTTGATATAGATTATCCACCATATCTTCCGCTAAGTTTACTGTGGCAACACTTTCCGGACTATTCCCAGATCTTGCATATGATATTAGCAAAGTAGGAATATCTGAGTATAGATAGTTTTCTGGATTAGATACTATATCGGTTGTGGCAATAGCTTCAACTTTATTAATTATTTTTTTATTTAGATATGGAACTAAACTATCACCTACAAACGCCGATGTCCCAGCCCCCGTCAAAACAACTCGTAAATCCTTTTCCTTTAACACTTTATCCATAAATCCACTTATCCGTTCCCTGCTGTTTTTTATTACCTCAAAGGTTTCTCTCCATAGTCTTGGCTGCTGTTTAATTTCCTTCGCCGTGATATGTGCATTTATTTCTTTAAGTTTCATATCCGTAAAACCAAATATTGATTTCATTTTATTTCTCCCCTTTTTATAATATATATAATTACTAAGTTATACCAAACAATATCAATATTGTTATTATATCGTCATGTGGTCATTACCAGTATGCCTAAAAAATTTATTTCGTCAAAACTACATAATATTTAAATTTATCTCCCCTTGCAACACTTTTTGTATATTCTATTATAGAGTCATTCTCATAGGTGATTCTTTCTATCAACAAACTAGGAGCATCCTTTGGAATTTTTAGGAGTTCTGCTTCATTATCTCTTATTAATGCAACGTGGAATGTTTCTTCTGCCCTAGTAAAAACTGCATTAAATCTTTTAGTAAATATATCATACATAGGCTCATTTTCTAAATCAAACCTCTTTATCCCCGGAAATCTATCATAGGGAACATAGGTGGTTTCCAACATCATAGGGGTTTGATCTGCAAGCCTCAACCTTGTAAATTCGTATAACATATCACCTTCATTTAAGTTAATCTTCTTAGCAATTTTTTCATCCACACATACTATTTTAAAATCTATAACCACCGACGAAGGCTTTTTTCCCTTTTTTTTCATTTCTTCAGTAAAACTATAAAACTTTAAAAGATTCTGTTGAAATCTCTTGGGTGAAACAAAAGTACCTTTACCATGTAATTTGTATACATAGTCATCCTTCTCTAATTCTTGAATTGCCTGTCTAACGGTAGCACGACTAATATCGTACTGGTCACATAATTCCCTCTCGGATAATAATTTATCATTTTCCTTTAGTTTTCCTGTCTCAATATCTTCAATAATAATATCCATCAATTGATAATATAAAGCTATCCTACTACTTTTATCAATTTTTTTCATTTCTAATCACCTATTTCTTTAATAGCAGTATACATGTAATGTGGTAATTACCACTTTAGTTAAATAATAATATAGTTTCTAAACATTGTCAACACTAATTTTTCTTTTCCCCTGACAAAATTATATTTCTTATTTTATGGAATAATGACCCTGTCCCCCCTGCTCACCTTAGGATTTCAATATCTACTGTAGTATATGCTAACTTCAACATTCACTTATGATTTTAGATAAAAAAGCCATTTAAAACTTATGAAGTCTTAAATGGCACAGTATATAATACTTTTAGGCAACTAAACTTATTTAAAAACCGGTTTGATCAATAAAAGCGTCTTCGATTACGACAATGCGTATGTCTTCTGTTGTGACAACGACAATCAAATAAGCGGTCGCCACAGTCACAATCCTCTAGCAAAAGAAGAAATAGGGGTAAGAATAACCCTTCATCACTTTTGCAACTACAAAAACATCTATGAAATAATTTATTAAACATTCTATTATCCCCCCTTTTAATCTATGGTTTGTCTTCTTTCAATAGTATAATATTCAAATAAGTGCATATGTGACATAAAACAACATATTTCGTAGAA
The Maledivibacter sp. DNA segment above includes these coding regions:
- a CDS encoding tagatose bisphosphate family class II aldolase, translated to MFIVSTRQLLLDGQKNKYAVPAFNIHNLETVQVVIEAANEMKSPVILAATPGTIKFAGKDYLQSIVDIGAKNSIVPIAFHLDHHEEFDKIKDSIDLGCKSVMIDASAHTFEENIRRVKRVVNYAHRFDVTVEAELGKLVGQEDDLVVDEKDSQFTDPRMAKEFVERTSIDSLAVAIGTAHGLYKSEPKLDYNRLKEIRGLVDIPLVLHGASGVPEESVRKSIELGICKVNIATELKIPFSDAIKEYFSENPHANDPRKYLVPAKEAMKKVVINKILMCQSNNRA
- the pfkB gene encoding 1-phosphofructokinase; this encodes MIATITLNPSIDRRYNIKDFHKNGIYRCEDYSATPGGKGINVSRVINQLDVSPICLGFVGGFSGGFIKAQLKSLKIKTNFTEINDETRTCLGIIYEDGSQSEILEKGPKINKEEIKDFIKKFKLILDRTKVMTASGSIPKGVNTDIYRYLIDLANGNGTKFILDSSNLSLIEGIKAFPYLIKPNREELEAITKIKINSDTDIIDACENLMDMGAENIAVSLGGDGMIFVGKEGRFKINIPRIKALNPVGSGDSTVAGFAVGILKNLGIQDTLKLANACGMSNAMEKETGKINIKMVNDLIEGIEVYDIS
- a CDS encoding HAD family phosphatase gives rise to the protein MMKAVIFDMDGVIIDSEPIYTEADKKIFEKLSIDMSKEEIESYVGKNSYDMWTEVYEKYGLQGKFSINELVKYQRKMFLEHLNNSEKLSTISGVIDWMQYFKDNGIKMAIASSSSKEIVSFVIDKFKLREYIEIYVDGDSVKKGKPNPDIFLKAASELGIEPNECIVIEDSYNGVRAAKSAGMKCLGFKNLNSGDQDLSLGDNIIHSYSKKNLNKVINLFDKR
- the nagA gene encoding N-acetylglucosamine-6-phosphate deacetylase, which produces MKYILKCKEVFLEDEVKNNYSILIDDGIIRTIDKDINHNCNVIDLSKYKAIPGLVDLHIHGGNGYDTMDGTYESLNGISKFVARYGVTSFLPTTVTAPMDNIEKAVINLKETMEKGVDGAEILGLYLEGPYLTEEHKGAHPPSFMRPLNLEEIQRLIDLSSNNIRIITIAPEKKGSNEVIKYLKDSGVKVSIGHTNATYDEVMDAFDIGASIGVHTFNGMRGLHHREPGVVGAILNRREVYAELIADNIHVHPGVMSILYRLKDSDKMYLISDCMRAGGLKDGEYMLGELKVIVKNSIARTQNGSLAGSSLKIIEALKNIINATGISLHEAVKMATITPARALNLDNSIGSIKENKKANIAIIDDELNVVMTIINGKIAHKNF
- the agaV gene encoding PTS N-acetylgalactosamine transporter subunit IIB, yielding MPNILLTRIDNRLIHGQVGVTWSNHLGANLILVANDKVAKDEVQQNLMDMVVPDVVATRYFTLEKTINVIHKASEAQKMFLVCKTPQDVLTLVKGGVPIKKVNIGNMHYQEGKEQIASTVSVDESDKETFKELNRLGVELDLRRVPDEKGVDIMTLI
- a CDS encoding PTS system mannose/fructose/sorbose family transporter subunit IID; translation: MEYNMNVYEDKSTEKVITKKDLNKMAFRSLFLQASFNYERMQAAGWLYSLAPGLKKIHRNKKDLSKSMTQHMEFFNTHPFLVTFIMGIITAMEENKEDIGTIRGIKVATMGPLGGIGDALFWLTLLPICAGIGASLAIDGSFAGPIIFLALFNVVHFGLRYGLMHYGYKTGVSAIKTLKENTKRVSHGASILGLSVVGGLIASYIRLSTPLVINAGKASVAIQEGVLDKIMPNLLPLGYTFLMYGLLKKGWSPVKLIGITVVFGVLGKYIGLL
- the agaF gene encoding PTS galactosamine/N-acetylgalactosamine transporter subunit IIA, producing MVGIIIAGHGNFATGFKSVIDLVMGNQENVEAVDFLESHSTEDLKNNLKVAMGNMDVDGYLFFTDIPGGSPFKKSVELSLEHSNIEVIAGSNISMIMEILFDRFDNSPKELMERAIEVGKDQIISFSMNKKSKRIEQSDGI
- the agaW gene encoding PTS N-acetylgalactosamine transporter subunit IIC → MFVQALLVAIWAGIAGIDLFDGLTHIHRPVVTGMVVGLILGDLQTGLIAGGMLELVWMGMVPLAGAQPPNVVIGGIIGTSFAILTKQDPNVAVGIAVPFAVAAQAGITLLFTVFSPVMHKADEYAKEANLDGIDKINYLGLAILFTSYFIVAFLPIYFGADAAQAMVEKLPETFIAGLSIAGGMMPAIGFAMLLKIMLKKEYVTFLIVGFILVTYLKLPILAVALIGTAIALYDFYSNKNNGEGTDNRKEVMSNGI
- a CDS encoding SIS domain-containing protein yields the protein MKSIFGFTDMKLKEINAHITAKEIKQQPRLWRETFEVIKNSRERISGFMDKVLKEKDLRVVLTGAGTSAFVGDSLVPYLNKKIINKVEAIATTDIVSNPENYLYSDIPTLLISYARSGNSPESVATVNLAEDMVDNLYQIFLTCNHEGSLAKKSFKNDKNLLVLMPEDSNDQGFAMTGSFTCMTLASLLMFDIENMEELESSIYSMAKYGERLLDSRFDDIKEIVSQKFDRAIFLGTSTLKGLSRESALKTLELTSGRIMTNWDSSLGFRHGPKSIIDDKTLVFSYLSNDIYTRKYELDFLKEMYFENGDAKVVAISDYKDKEVENIVDFLINIKDNKEDIEDDVYLLFNYVLVAQMFALFKSIDLGISPDNPSPDGIVNRVVKGFTIYPYNK
- a CDS encoding GntR family transcriptional regulator, which produces MKKIDKSSRIALYYQLMDIIIEDIETGKLKENDKLLSERELCDQYDISRATVRQAIQELEKDDYVYKLHGKGTFVSPKRFQQNLLKFYSFTEEMKKKGKKPSSVVIDFKIVCVDEKIAKKINLNEGDMLYEFTRLRLADQTPMMLETTYVPYDRFPGIKRFDLENEPMYDIFTKRFNAVFTRAEETFHVALIRDNEAELLKIPKDAPSLLIERITYENDSIIEYTKSVARGDKFKYYVVLTK